A single Chitinophagales bacterium DNA region contains:
- a CDS encoding ABC transporter permease has translation MKKTWLIIQREYITRVRKKSFIIITLLAPFGFALFFLAAILISGYSDSKKRVAVIDNSGLFEKGFKDSQTLYFFKENKELEAYRDNFQEDNYDGILFIPPIKNMDNPRGIMYISNKQLGLRSLSYIEAQIKENLKNIKIEQANLDKDFLRQLENIDVRIESKVFGAEGEEKSGSTALATVMGYVMGFIIYIALFIYGSMVMKGVMEEKTNRVVEVMSSSVKPIQLMLGKIIGVGGVGLTQFLLWGVLIIITQFGLTLMFSDKLMEMSKTQADTAAMGGMDPEEVARILESLQGVDFGAMFLYFIFFFVFGYLIYGALFAAIGAASNDDGDMQSLNFIVSIPIIASIFIMTSVIQEPESGLAFWGSIIPFTSPIVMMARLPFGPATWEILLSMLCLVLGFLGTVWIAGRIYRTGILLYGKKVSLLELGKWIFSNE, from the coding sequence ATGAAAAAAACCTGGCTCATCATACAGCGCGAATACATTACCAGAGTGCGCAAAAAATCATTTATCATTATCACATTGCTGGCACCTTTTGGCTTTGCTTTGTTTTTTCTGGCGGCCATTTTGATTTCGGGCTACAGCGATTCCAAAAAGCGAGTGGCAGTTATTGACAATAGTGGTTTGTTTGAAAAGGGTTTTAAAGACAGTCAAACGCTCTATTTCTTCAAGGAAAACAAAGAACTGGAAGCGTATCGAGACAATTTTCAGGAGGACAACTACGATGGTATTCTCTTTATTCCGCCTATTAAGAATATGGACAATCCACGAGGTATAATGTATATCTCCAACAAACAACTCGGACTGCGTTCCCTCAGCTATATTGAAGCCCAGATCAAGGAAAACCTGAAAAATATTAAAATTGAACAGGCCAATCTGGACAAGGATTTTCTAAGGCAACTGGAAAATATTGATGTGCGGATTGAATCGAAAGTTTTTGGGGCAGAAGGCGAAGAAAAATCAGGAAGCACTGCACTTGCTACGGTAATGGGGTATGTGATGGGCTTTATTATTTACATAGCCCTTTTTATTTATGGCTCAATGGTGATGAAAGGGGTGATGGAAGAAAAAACCAACCGTGTGGTAGAGGTAATGTCCTCTTCCGTGAAACCCATTCAGTTGATGCTTGGGAAAATCATTGGTGTAGGTGGAGTTGGGCTCACACAATTTTTGCTATGGGGTGTTTTGATCATAATCACTCAATTTGGATTAACGCTTATGTTTAGCGATAAACTGATGGAAATGTCAAAAACACAGGCAGATACCGCAGCTATGGGCGGCATGGATCCCGAGGAAGTAGCTCGCATTCTCGAAAGCCTACAGGGTGTAGATTTTGGAGCCATGTTTCTTTATTTTATTTTCTTTTTTGTTTTTGGCTATCTGATCTATGGGGCTTTGTTTGCAGCTATTGGCGCAGCTTCCAACGATGATGGTGATATGCAGTCCCTGAATTTTATTGTGTCCATTCCGATTATCGCATCCATTTTTATTATGACATCGGTAATTCAGGAGCCCGAAAGCGGATTGGCATTTTGGGGCTCTATTATTCCATTCACTTCTCCCATTGTAATGATGGCGCGCCTGCCTTTTGGCCCTGCTACCTGGGAGATACTGCTCTCCATGCTTTGCTTGGTGCTTGGTTTCCTCGGTACGGTATGGATCGCAGGGAGAATATACCGAACGGGAATTTTGCTCTACGGAAAAAAAGTCAGCCTGCTCGAATTGGGCAAATGGATATTTTCTAATGAATGA